Proteins encoded within one genomic window of Mya arenaria isolate MELC-2E11 chromosome 13, ASM2691426v1:
- the LOC128214748 gene encoding uncharacterized protein LOC128214748, which yields MMLWSALLVLLCFEWSLAEVRLSDKEASLICVYNGELDTYDMHFRVKLNTDPTGNMRAIENTDYYENPKAFTPVTCTRNYDGATKIYTVDSRVDPNGNNDDNLCGMTEKTVTVGSTTERTYEFLFMHNIDITGDKDLMVSDKDRVYIARCSPSTSVNNVVTSSLTVTNSNLNAQLTPASIPVTMSIYRKLVPSGAYVLVTGPVAAGTTVQIRLQYTRNNPYTAQQHIYGINAFLLEAGSSTAFTENDILVDEDGCAANVVPIPMTKGLKGSLQGNTYVLTSGDLTIWKYDNSNAVYFSVYYGICFEPDTQPCTDLCLDNTGFSNKRRRRNVDDSEEFHSVSAVLRILDDVDVNEGENAGNGQEETTTAENSSSLTTLITLAIVLGVLILLVAVVIVTIAVLLRKTRQNGKHRKFDNISNSSMSYPSK from the exons ATGATGCTGTGGAGCGCTCTTTTG GTATTACTCTGCTTTGAGTGGTCACTGGCCGAAGTTCGTCTTTCGGACAAAGAAG CTAGCCTCATCTGTGTTTACAATGGGGAACTCGACACTTATGACATGCACTTCCGGGTAAAGTTGAACACCGACCCTACTGGAAACATGCGCGCCATTGAAAACACGGACTACTACGAGAACCCGAAAGCCTTCACTCCCGTAACCTGCACTCGGAATTACGACGGAGCGACAAAGATATATACGGTCGACTCGCGTGTTGACCCAAACGGAAATAACGATGACAACCTCTGCGGCATG ACGGAGAAAACAGTCACAGTGGGCTCAACCACAGAAAGA ACTTATGAGTTTTTGTTCATGCACAACATTGATATCACTGGCGACAAAGACCTAATGGTCTCTGACAAGGACCGAGTCTACATAGCACGTTGTTCACCTAGTACCAGCGTCAACAACGTCGTTACATCATCCCTAACCGTCAC GAACAGCAATCTAAACGCGCAGTTGACACCGGCTAGCATTCCTGTAACAATGTCGATCTACCGGAAGCTGGTTCCATCGGGTGCTTACGTTTTGGTCACAGGGCCTGTTGCGGCCGGAACCACTGTCCAAATCCGCCTGCAGTATACTCGTAATAATCCTTACACGG CCCAACAACACATCTACGGAATCAACGCCTTTCTCCTTGAAGCGGGTAGTTCAACAGCCTTCACAGAGAATGATATTCTAGTAGACGAAGACGG GTGTGCAGCGAATGTCGTGCCAATTCCCATGACAAAAGGATTGAAAG GGTCACTTCAGGGTAATACGTATGTGTTGACCAGCGGAGATCTGACCATCTGGAAGTACGATAACTCCAATGCCGTGTACTTTAGCGTCTACTACGGAATCTGCTTCGAACCTGACACCCAGCCATGCACTGAT CTTTGTCTCGACAACACCGGATTTTCAAATAAACGACGTCGACGAAACGTTGATGACTCAGAGGAGTTTCACAGTGTTTCCGCCGTTTTAAGAATTTTAGACGACGTTGACGTCAACGAGGGGGAGAACGCGGGAAACGGACAGGAGGAAACGACAACAGCCG AAAACAGCAGCTCCTTGACAACCCTGATCACGCTAGCAATTGTACTTGGCGTACTGATTCTCCTTGTTGCTGTTGTCATAGTAACCATTGCTGTACTTCTGCGTAAGACCAGACAGAATGGCAAACACAGGAAGTTCGATAACATCAGCAACTCGTCGATGTCATATCCGTCAAAATAA
- the LOC128214749 gene encoding uncharacterized protein LOC128214749, which yields MGMLRVFIAFAVIACTQVINGQRTPSQEASAVCIKEQNKTPNQVRMTLSLNRKTDPLGVLVALQSSGIEDNTCSIESSGTGNGGVYNVVSEVPVDNSIIVNGCGVNSVLGANNVRTMTWRFRYYEFPQDKNMDYGYNRIYTVTCSDNNIPNNRLQSQLTVETPNQSQNVPIYTPAPTLQLLYASNNQPVTGSVAIGTLVKLRLNYPFGTFRLDRHYGATGLLTMVDNTPTMNSGDQVTFFNNNGCPVSSSPNPGYRYLQDTGTDQNNNRVFVQESGTFNIFSVGNSNALYIITYYDLCHGFSGFRQDQKCENPCSFFTNARRRRSEPQYNTSMLEIRLEMEGTPQQNIGTEDEYKESVYVLIGACALVCVILLVLLFVAVCLFRKRNSHLARKERELAYDNKVRMPY from the exons ATAGCATGCACGCAAGTCATAAATGGACAAAGAACTCCTTCGCAGGAAG CGTCTGCCGTGTGTATAAAGGAGCAGAATAAGACTCCTAACCAGGTCAGGATGACGTTATCGTTAAACAGGAAGACAGATCCTCTCGGAGTTCTCGTTGCCTTACAGAGCTCCGGCATTGAGGATAACACGTGCTCTATTGAGTCATCGGGTACAGGAAATGGCGGAGTTTACAACGTAGTTAGCGAAGTTCCCGTCGATAATTCCATCATCGTCAACGGTTGTGGCGTGAACTCAGTG tTGGGAGCCAACAATGTTCGG ACCATGACATGGCGGTTTAGGTACTACGAATTCCCGCAAGACAAGAACATGGATTACGGCTACAATCGTATTTATACAGTCACGTGTTCGGACAACAACATCCCGAACAACCGTCTCCAGTCACAACTGACAGTCGA AACGCCGAACCAATCCCAAAACGTCCCGATCTACACCCCAGCCCCGACATTACAATTGCTTTACGCCTCAAACAACCAGCCTGTTACAGGTTCCGTCGCCATCGGAACATTGGTGAAACTACGTCTCAACTATCCATTTGGAACATTCAGGC TCGATCGCCACTACGGAGCTACTGGCCTTCTTACAATGGTTGACAATACTCCGACGATGAATTCAGGAGATCAAGTTACTTTCTTCAACAACAACGG ATGCCCTGTGTCATCCAGCCCCAATCCCGGCTACCGGTATCTGCAAGATACCGGGACCgatcaaaacaacaacagggtTTTTGTTCAGGAATCCGGAACCTTTAACATCTTCAGTGTTGGAAACTCCAACGCGCTCTACATTATTACCTACTATGACCTTTGCCATGGGTTCAGTGGCTTCCGACAAGATCAGAAATGCGAAAAT CCCTGCTCCTTTTTCACAAACGCTCGTCGCCGGCGTAGCGAGCCCCAGTACAACACATCTATGTTGGAAATCCGTCTCGAAATGGAGGGTACACCACAGCAGAACATTGGCACGGAGGATGAATACAAAG AGTCTGTGTACGTTCTGATTGGCGCATGCGCACTTGTGTGCGTCATCCTGCTGGTGTTGCTTTTCGTTGCCGTCTGCTTGTTCCGGAAGCGCAATTCTCATCTCGCGAGGAAAGAACGGGAACTTGCATATGATAACAAAGTTCGGATGCCTTACTGA